Genomic DNA from uncultured Desulfuromusa sp.:
ACGCATTTGTTTTTCCAGGACAGGGGTCTCAATACCAGGGGATGGGTAAAGATCTTTCGGAAAACTTTGGTGTAGCAAAACAGGTATATGAAGAAGCGAATGATGCTCTTGGCTTCGATATCAAGGCTCTCTGTTTTTCGGGTTCCGAAACTGATCTTAAACTTACGGCAAACACTCAACCCGCTATTTTAGCAACCAGTATTGCTGCTCTTCGAGTTCTTCAGGAAGAAGTGGACTGTTCACCCTCTTTTGTTGCCGGACACTCTCTTGGCGAGTACTCCGCTTTGGTTGCTGCCGGCGCTTTGGCTTTTGCTGATGCCGTGCGGATTGTCCGCAAAAGGGGCACTTATATGCAGGAAGCCGTTCCTTTCGGCGTTGGTGCCATGGCTGCGATTTTGGGTGTTGACGGGGATGACTTGATTCAGCTTTGTCATGATGCCTCAGCGGGAGAAGTTGTCGCTCCCGCCAATTTTAACAGCCCAGGTCAGGTTGTGATTGCAGGACATACCTCCGCCGTTGAACGCGCAATTTCTCTGGCCAAAGAACGTGGTGCTAAACGTGCGCTGTTATTGCCTGTGAGCGCACCTTTCCACTCGGTTCTAATGGCACCTGCCGCTGATCGCTTAATCTCGGAGCTCAAATTACTCACCATTCGTCCCCCGGCTTGCCCGATCATAAGTAATGTCGATGCTCTTCCGAATCAGGATGAATCGAAGATTATCGACCTTTTGGTTGATCAGGTTTGTGCACCGGTACGCTGGGATGAATCGATTATGAAAATGAAAGATCTGGGGGTCTCCCGCTATGTTGAGATTGGTCCCGGAAGAGTTCTTTCAGGCTTGATAAAAAGGATTGACCGAACAGCAAAGCTGAATAATGTGGGTGATGTCCCCAGTTTAGGAAAATTCCAGGGGTAATGTGATATATTAACCCTTATATACGTTTATTGAAGGATAATTTGTATGGTTCAGGATAAAGTCGCTCTGGTCACAGGAACTTCACGCGGTATTGGGCGGGGTATCGCCACTGCTTTAGCGGCAAGTGGTGCAAAGATCGTCGCTGCCGGAACGAATCTTCAAGCTACCGAAGATTTTGTCGCAGAGCTCAAGGCTTCAGGAACTGAGGCTATAGCTGTCCGATGCGACGTT
This window encodes:
- the fabD gene encoding ACP S-malonyltransferase, encoding MDAFVFPGQGSQYQGMGKDLSENFGVAKQVYEEANDALGFDIKALCFSGSETDLKLTANTQPAILATSIAALRVLQEEVDCSPSFVAGHSLGEYSALVAAGALAFADAVRIVRKRGTYMQEAVPFGVGAMAAILGVDGDDLIQLCHDASAGEVVAPANFNSPGQVVIAGHTSAVERAISLAKERGAKRALLLPVSAPFHSVLMAPAADRLISELKLLTIRPPACPIISNVDALPNQDESKIIDLLVDQVCAPVRWDESIMKMKDLGVSRYVEIGPGRVLSGLIKRIDRTAKLNNVGDVPSLGKFQG